DNA sequence from the Liolophura sinensis isolate JHLJ2023 chromosome 1, CUHK_Ljap_v2, whole genome shotgun sequence genome:
ACCTTTGACTTTGTCTTAAGTGACCTTTCCACCACATTATCTTAAGTCGGTGATTCTTGCTACATAGACCATGCTCAACATTTTACATCTGGTTTCAATGTTATAGGTTTTAGGTCAAATAAATCCTTAACTAGCGCTAATTAGTCTTTGTCTTAAGTAGCCTTTCTACTGCAAAATTTTGTCTCAAGATGCAGATTCATCATTAGAATGACTTTGCTTACTATGTAGCATTGGTGTCAGCTTTATAGGCAGTATGTCAAATAAAAGTGAATTTACTGGTAATTAGAAAGAGCCCCACTGTCCAATCCACCTGATTGGCTGCACCTAAGGGTTTCTGTTTTCAGGTAGGCTACCTCTACCCCACCAAACAATCAAAGAGCTTATAGTtttcatgtcaaataaatctCAGCTAGCTCTTGGACTATTACCTGTAGCCACAATGTTTACATATTTCTTGTAAGGACAGGTATGCTGTGGTGCTAATCAGCCCATTCTCATCTCCTAGCTTCTCCATCAGAGGATACAACACCTTCATCAGTAACGGTGAAAACTTGGTGCCCAAAACCtgtcacagacagacaaaagTATGACCACATTCTTACTCTTCATTACTATCAGTTCTCTTTTAACATTCAGTAatattttccatgttttctttgtttactgTTAATGTTATTTCCTCTATTTTAGTGGTTTATAAGTTGAATAAACATGTAGATTATGTTTCACACTAGCAAGAATACAAGTtacataaatgatcaaaataTACCTgtgaactttttttaaaaagaatctACAGTAAATGTTAACTAAAACCTGAGAAAAGAATCCACGAAATATCCACAGAAATTAAATAAACCATTAAAACCATCCATGTAATAGTCAAGAAGGGAATCATAAATCCATTCTGAACTTATCAATCCTAAAACACTCTTAAAACCACACCACACCTGTGAAAATTTTCCAAATCCTTCCAAGAATAGGCAAATTTGAAGAATATTGGTGTTGAGAGTTGCAACTGGCTGCCTGCTGTCAGAGGTCAAGGCAAGCTGTTGACCCTGTGACCATGACCTTGTTAACATCTGCTTTCCAGCATCATCATCAACATTCGAAGTTTTTAGGTTAAAGTTGGTTGGAGACAGAAACTCATCAATCAACATTCTGAAGGAAGTTTTCAAAAATCCTTATTAAATGATGTATAGAAATCATACTTACAACTATCATGATACATTTGCactttttttgaaaagaaaagacaacataaaTTATTACCTTAGTAATTCCAGGTAAATGGTGAAAACAGATCTGAGTGTCCACAAAAGTTTTTGTCTGATGTGTTTGGTAAATCTGTAAATCAACTCTTAAATCCATAGAATATACCATAATAAAGAAACCCAAAACAGGCGTGTTTTCAAGTTGTAGAGATAACTACTGACAGATTATAACTGATAACATTGTGGCACCTTTCATTTTTCTTAATGAGCATTTTTTTGCtcactttgaactgcgatatctctgTTATACAACATTACTAAAAAAAGGTGTGCCTTTTAAATCTTATGTGGGATTCTTCATAAATATGTACGGTTTTTACACATTTGGTGTAGTatcatcttttcttttaaaatttattaccttaatttttttgttttgtttcgaACTAATTAGCActtaattttcacattaaagccaaagaaaagtacatgtactagctgAACATTTCATGTTATGCAACCAATTGCTATATATATTCTTAGAAAAGCTTACCTTATTAAAGACTCCAATATGACCTTGTCTTTGGGCACCATCTGCTGGTGATACTGAACAGTGTCTGGAAATTAACACAGGTACGTGAATCACTGGGTCAATGTGTAAATTACTGACTGGAGTAAACAAGGCTGATATGAACAGTGGGTATGtttatttaatgaaaaattaattgAAACATCACTAGTTTTAGTCAATTGTGCATTtaacagagatacatgtattcgAAGATAATTGAAAAATTAACAGCTATTTGATTTGTCTTACCATCAACAGTGACAGTTCCCACCAGAATTTCATTCAAAATGAAAGTTGAGGGCAATCTGTACACCTTAGACTCATGGAAGACATCCAGAAAATGGTCCACTAATATGTCTGCATCCCCTGAGAACAAGGTAGCCATAAATCAATTTAACAGGCAGCTGTGCTTATAAAAATCCCTCACCACAAAGACTTGATATGTCAAAATGTCCTCTGCACTGATCACAATCTGATCACTAGCAGAAGAACCCACCAGTGAACTCATAAACAGAACTGAATGAATTTGGCTTTGACAGTAGCTATGGAAATATGTTTTCATACACAATATGGGCCCTGTTTCACAAAATGTCTTCACTTTTGTTTTGCCAAAGTAAACATGGTAAAAGTGAATTGCTTAAGTAACATTATActatattaacatgtatgtagtgttGGACTTTTGATAAGTTATTTTGGGAAACACTCTATGCAGGCAAAAACTACTCACTTAACTGAAACTGGGCCTAAGTCAAAGTATAAAAACTTTTcacgatgcttagtttttgccctggaagttgaaatttagatCCCTTAAGTTCAACTTGATGATTtggacaaaatttcattttctaaagaacaaaaacaacctTTAAGATCTTATTTCaaactttgacttaagtcagaaatgccTATGTGGAATTTACCCTTGAACTCTAACCTAAGAAAATAAGATAAAGATCAGATTAATTCCTGTTCAATGCATTAAAGATttgattatatatgtacatatatttgcatcACTTTCTTCTTTCAGGCGAGTAAAGCTGTAATGTGTTACCATAGTATCCCAGCAATCTCACGACATGAACCAGCTCCTGCAGCACTCTCTCATCTGAGAAGTGTCTGAAGTACTTCCTGGGTCTCTGTATCACAGAGCTGATATCAGGCTCCAGAGCACTTGCCCCTGGTGGTGGTGAGGGGATGAAGAAAgatacatttattattcatttacctgatgatttatataatatttttgctTTATAATACTTGATGGGTGTCAGATTTATGAGccgaaaaaaaagaaaaaaaaaagaaaagtcacTTGTAAACCACTGTTCTGTGCCCGCTACCTGACACATTTCCTGATTTAAAGCAGCAGATGTTCTGTCAgaacctggatttgaacttgcaacTTCACTGGCCAAGGGTCTGTAGTTTGCTGCCAAGCCAGCAACCCAATGAAATGAAGCAAAGAtcccaaatgaataaatgggcAGTATTTCAAGCACACAGTGGAaagattattttcaaaatttcactttttcatGTTTATCACATTATTTGATTAATTATATGAAAGTTATTTGAtagaaaatcaaaaacaatgAACTTTATGGACAGGTCAATTCCACAGCATACTAATGAACAGTAATGCATTTAATTCtcaaaaattgaaatattgccgacatggcgttaagccataatcattcattcattcattctaattctcaaaactttgaaattagcaatgaaatatgaacattatcgtcatatttatttatttctttgactggtgttttacaccgtactcaaggatatttcacttatatgaaggcggccagcattaaatACATTATTATCATAAAGTGAATGAGTCAGCGATTGATTCATACAAGAACTGCCATATGAAAGAGGCTTGGCAAGATGAAATATCCCTCCAGCTTCCTTTCAAATTCTGACTCCAGTTAACATTACCCAGCTTTCATTAGACAACATAAACATGTCACTCTATTAATTGTTAGAGCAGTAGTGCCCTAAAATTGACCACTGAAAAGTGAACTTTATTTGAACAAGTAACAAATTTTATATTCGGATCAAACCAACAAAGAATTCTTTTACAGCTCACTGGTCTGCTCACACATGTAGCATCTATTACTGATAACTTAAAAACTTCAATGACATATTACCATGTTCACTTATGTGAGAAATATCCTCAGTGATTTTGATGTCCGTACAGTCAAACTCCAAAACCTGGACCAGAGCCATTGATAATCTCTTCAGGTGAGATAACGAGCGTAGCAAACTACAGGTATGAGGTCCTGAAAATGACAACAGATTAGGTACAGCTACAATGCTTGCCACAACAGTGCCTTCACATACTTGATTTCCTAAAGTACAAATGCCCAATTAGAACAAGGGGATTATCTGTACTAAAGTCAAGCACTGAATCAAACATCACTGATGTCTAACAAGTAGGTTATAGAAAAGATCATGAAAGAAATAAGCATAGCCACGCTGCACAAACAGTCAGAGTCAACGCCCCAAACAGGCCTTCCTGGGGGAAGTACTACAGCCTTGGTCACAGCTCAATTAATGTTCCATTCCTAAAATTCAGTATAGACAAGGCCTAGCCTGGATTTGCCTACCCCTCACACCagtcaatcagaatcgattctgtatccctttaagttaCTACctataaacatacaaaaacTGAAAGTCTCTTTCAGTGTTCTGTataaaacaaggaaaacaaaacaagtacaCGTTTACACTTCATCTTGGAAAACTTACCCAGTAACTGTATATATCCACTCAACAGGTTCAGTATGGAGAGTTTCTCAGAATCATCTGGAATAAATGGAAAAATGAAAAGCTGGTCTAAAGTCACTGCATCCCACATATAAAATGCCACAGGTAACAGAAGAAAAGGATGACCATTTcaacaacataaaataaatgtagaatATTCTTTCAGCTTTATAACTCAGCTCTGAGTCAGTATGGATTTtcaaaacagcaaacaaatacTATACGGCTGGAATCCCATTAGCACACTTCTGACCAAATAACATTTCCATtttgaatttgtacattctgCTGTTCTCACTATCCGCAGGCCAGTCAATAACTCACATGAGGTCGTCTGCACccttcaccaatatggtgtgtatgcACTTATGTCCTACCCCATAAGgctgtgaaaatattcttggtgtaaaacaccaatcaaacaaataaacaaataaatcttaatgTCACACTAGGAAACATCTCATGTACAGAGGCTCTTCTATAAGGCATTTCTTAAATCTGCTTACTATACAATTATACCTGCTGTTCTCATTTCTCTTGGAAGAGTAGTTGCTAGAGAGTAAAGGTTATCTTCTAAAATCTCCACCAGAGGGCGCCCTGACTCTCCTTGCATGTGGTGATGACTGAAACTCTCCAGTCCCTTTCTGGCTTTAGAGGAGACCACATCATATTCATCCCTCAGCTGACCAACTACGACTTCCAGTAACACAGGAACACTCTCACTAAGACTACtttaaaatcaaaaatacaatgtCAAACATAAAATACCCATGGCTTAAGTAACATACCAGGGTACCCATTAAGAAAGGACATAAGGAAACAAGGTATCCCTGCCCTGCTCTCCTCAGGCAGAATCCTGTAGCCTTCCGCCAATTACCTCTGCTGAAAGATCTCATAATCCagaatgaccaatggaaacaaGAGTAGAAATAATATGTTGATGTAAAGTTATTGCAGTCTGCCAGAAACCcgcaaatggtcatgggtttctcccagggtctgcccagtttcctcccaccaaaatgggaagccgccgtcatacaaattaaatattcttgagtacagcgtaaaacaccaatgaaataaataaataaatgaaataaagttaCTGTGAACAAATGAAACGAGAAGATGAAAACAGGccaaattttacaaaacttaTGGATAGAGATCCGATTTTAAGTGTGGAAAATACTGAAGGTTCACTTGTGGGCAAGCAGTGACACCAGGTATTGCTAAAGTAGTTATTATTTGGCTGGGTATGTGAGATTTGGTGGTCGACATCCTACCTCTATGTAAgttatgtgaatattaatgaagtcACACATACACTTCCGACcaatgaaaatgtttactcaTTCAAAGGTTGTCAGCTAACAAAGCTTACGCCATTTTTCACTCTTATCAGAAAACCATATGTCTTTTGACAGAGCACAGAACTGATAGGTTAGAATGGTGTGTCACGGAGAGTATACGAAAATATCTCTCAAGcctataatatttttttctactgTCACCATGTCAAGACAGCCCAAAATACTGAACCAAATCTATTTTAGATGGGATTTCTTTAAGAGGCATCTAGGAACTGAGGTATCATATACATTACTTTTGGCAACAAACTGCTTCATTAATTGCTTGTGGCGGAGCTTCTAATATTGTTTACACAAATGAGTAAGTACATGCGCATGGATATTTGTCAGAATTATATTATGGCCTTGCATCAGAAGAATAATTAAATCTGATAACATCTACAAAGCAATAACAAATTGCCACAGCATTTAACAGAATTAATGTGACTAATTGAACATATTTTTCCTGATAATATTCCAAAAACTTACTTTGTACAGTCGATCAGAAGTTGGACTGCCCAGTCAACGAGAGCACTTCTTACTTTCCAACTGGAATGATCACGCAGTTTCACGATTTCTTTCACCAAGATCAGAAGATTGGAGGATGTGGTTTTCACCCAATCAGGATCTCTCTTCACCTTCAGCTCAGCCAATCGCTCATTACTCAAATCTGCAGACAATAAGTCTTACAAGTCAATACcaatgacatctaataaatacacgacacaaataaatgaatgaatgaataacatAGTGAATGAACGAATAAATGAATAGAGAAGTGAGTGAACGAATGAATGGATAAAGGAGTGAATGAATGGAATGAGGCTTGATGAAACATTGGCAGGATTTCAGCTGTATCAAAGCAAAAGGATGTTAAGACCAGGAAGTGAATGAGAGTAATACTGGTGGCAactaataaatgaatgaatgaacgaagtaataaaatgaatgaaaggcATGAAGCTTGACAAAAAAATGACAGTATTTCAACTGTATCATGCTGAGAAAATATTAGAACGAAAACACTAACGAGAGTAAATATAAGTTTACACTATTAAAAAAGTAAGAGATTCTCAAACTAAATGTAAGAAAACCTCCGCTGAGTTGTAAAACACAGAGCAGTACATGGAAAGTTGATAGGGTAAAAAATTAGatcatataaacaaatggtgAATCAGggcttaaaatgaaaaaaactacACACTTGTAATTAATTTGGAACTCCTTGTCTTAATAATACATCTTTGATTTAAGTTTAAGCATACTATGATACACTTCATTTTTATAGTTTCCTCAAGCTTTGTTGTGACTGGAAAGGTAGATGCGCCAAATATAATTTTATACCTTTATATTCACTtttctctgaatgcctttcatCCAGCTGtaaagagttgtctcccatcaCAAGCACCACAACTTGCCTCCAAGCTTCAATGGCAGTCTACAAGGAAAAAACTAATCATTAAACACAACGCCTACTAAAGACAACTGTTAAAGACATGACCAAAGATTTCTGACTGGGTATCAATTGTTTCTAGATGTGTCTTCATAAACACAAGTCCAGCTCCCattaaaatcagttttaatgtaagaaattaattaaCACATGCAGTGTTTGTAGACAGTGCAACAACACCATAATACTAATGTCAGCACACCTTGTGTAAGGTGCGCAAGTCTGTGGGTGGTGTGTACATGGCAATGAGGTTCTGGactgagtgggtggggtgtacatGACACTGAGGTGCAAGAGTTGGTGGGTGGTGTGTACATGGCACTGAGGTGCCAGactgagtgggtggggtgtacatGGCACTGAGGTGCGGGACTGAGTGGGTGGGATGTACATGGCACTGAGGTGTGGGAGTGGGTGGGTGGGATGTACATGGCACTGAGGTGTGGGAGTGAGTGGGTAGGGTCTACATGGTACTGAGGTGCgggagtgggtgggtggggtcTACATAGTAATATCCTATCAAGTACTTTCTCAAACTACatgccctatttcttctaaaatccgggacacctggtctgctcattttagccaatatatgtgtaatttgaGCAGGAATATaaactttcttatttttttttttttagtcacatGGTTTGACCATGTTCTGCTGAGAATTTGACAAGACTGATCTGTACAAACCGTACCACTGTGATCATCTGGCCTTGTTTAGAATCTCCTGTGATTATTTTACATAAACCCATGGACATCCCAGGCAGGAAGGAGGCAAACAAGTCTCCTCGACATCGTGTCTTTGACACACTATCTgagaaaaaataatcaaaacaaacctcacacACTCCAGATTCTGTGTATTCAGCTTAGGATGAAAAATACAaactaataatatatatttttgaaaattttattggtgtttaggCAAAGAGAACTTTGGTTACATGACAATGGTCAACATTATGGAAAGAGAAAACTATAGAGGCTCGAATAAACCGATGCCAAATCCGACAAACCTACCGACTTAAATGAGAAGGCGAAGAATAATACATAAGGTGAACCAGAACGGGATGAACGAAATaccatcagctacatgtatataccctaattcttcaacctttttaaccattttaatacattctgagagaactatgggttGTACAGAAACTTTCGCACGAAGTTTGCtcctttagtgacacaaacaaattatttaggCATTACTTTCTCAAGAATTGTATGCACAAGTTCTACTGATGCTTAGATTTTAAAAAGGAGCTTGTGGGAGACACACGACTGCACAACTTCAGCTGAaacacataaagtactgaaagtGAAAACTGGTGCAATACTTCAGGAGggtttgtgtgaaaaaaaaatcatgtatcTAGTCCTCCCTACTCCTCCCCTCACTTCATTGTCAGGGGGTATAATAATGACATCTGTGAACAATACACACAGTGGATATACAGCACAACATAAATGATGACCAGTAAGGATTTGGTGAATCTAGACTTACCTTTGCAGTGAGTTCTCATCAGGGTCAGTAGACAGTGTATAGCCTCTAACCTCAGATGTCTGGCTCTCTCTGTTTGAGCCACAGACAACATGACTGTGATCAGGTGACCCAGCATCGGCATACTCTCCGACCCATACAACTTCTCTATTatacttcaaaaacaaaacaagatttAATCAATTTGTTATTAGTGTTATCTTCCTCATGATTTTTTGAATTTCATACAAGTACAACATTGTCTGTGAGCCTATTCACAAGGAATTCTGAAGCAGCCATTACCAAAATGAGGAACCAATCTGATAAACCAACATCGATTGATCAGATCATAACTGATATGTAACCAAAATGCTCCTAACTTTAATGCCTAGCTCATTACTAATGGCAGTCACAAAGATCACCACAAGCATGTGGTGTTAGAACAACACAGTATATATGGTAATTCTCTCAAAGATATTTTTCCTGATGACACATTCAAATGATGGTAGGTCATGTTGTTGAGGAAGGCTGTTGAATGACAAATGttcaaaagaaaagtaaaacaaaatttgtacactcaacatttcttatttcttaCTTACCTTGAATCACAGCTTTTGAGTAAAGTGTCTAAGCACTTAATGACTGCAAACTTCAACTCTTCAGACACATTTGATACTGTAATAATACAATAAAGTCTTCCTCAAAAAGAATCCtaactttttcagttttttattcTGAAAATACTATGTTAGAAGCTGTTCTACAACTCCTGTATTCCAAATTTTATGGCAAGTATTTATCTTCTTGATTAACGTTTTATACAGTACTCAAGACaatatgtatttcacatatatgccagcggccagcattatggtgagaggaaactggtcagagccaGGGAAAAACatacaaccatcagcaggttgttgccTTCCCTCctacagcaggagaggaagccagcatgaactggacttgaacaattcaaccgcattggtgagaggctcctgggtcattgaagGCGCACTGACATCCTATCCACCTCCATCACCGAGGCCCCTCATTGCATGCAAAagacatttcttttttattcataattagctacacCAGTACATATGTTTTAACTGAGagtaaaattgaaaattgtataCTAActtgagtaatatggcacttaaaagcACTAGATAAGGAGGCtagttttatgcattttttctgcCAACACTCAGTTGTCTCTGCAGAATTACGTCATAACCTTTATGAGCCATCAGAGCATCGCCAATTAGTTCAGGgttaaaaaagctacaagactgacaacaagcatatctaATTTCTCCACAAAATAGTTTGCTGTTCTGCCTATGGTTGTAAAAACAGTTCGTCGGAGAACACTGGAGTTagcttttttcaagtttccaggcACTCTGACCTTCCGGAAGGCGTGGATTTAAAGCACAAGATGGAAAGATTTTgtaccagaatatttcacttatacgatagcggccagtattatgctaggatgaaaccgggcagagcccggtggaaacccatgaccatccgcaggttgctgagagacctgcCAAgtacagccggaaaggaagccagcttgagctggacttgaacttacaacaAATGCAATGGTGGGAGGCTCCAAGGTCACTGAGTCGTGCTGTCGTGCTAACCCCCTTCGCCATGAAGGCCCCCGCATTTGCTCAATCCAACAGGGCTGTGAGTGCATGTCATTAATAAGTATGTACAGATTGCTATGGTAATTTGGAATGCTGTGACTGTTCTGATCCCAATATACTAAAAGATTTAGTGTGAAGTGAggtaaagatttatttgtttatttatttgattggtgttttacgccgtactcaagaatatttcacttatacgacgacggccagcattatggtgggtgaaaaccgagcacagcccaggggaaacccaccaccatccgcaggttgccggcagaccttcccacgtacggctggagaggaagccagcatgagctggacttgaactcactgggaccgcattggtgagagacgccTGGGtaatcacgctgcgctagcgcgctaaccaactgagccacggaggccccgaagtGAGGTAAAGTTAACTGTTAGGCCTACCTTTGCCAATATTGGCAGGTGAACTGATGAGCACTGAGAGAGTAGTCAGTACATCAAAGCACATTTCCCACCTATGAACTGTCGTCTTAGACAACACAAGTCCCATACAAGTACACACATCTGTATATAACTCCTCTGACCTACAAAATGAcacagtcatatttatttatatgttcgACTGTTGCGTAAGCTCTCACTTATACTATGGTAGTCAGTTGTATcagtagaggaaactggagtgcctgcaataaaccaccaacctttggcaagttactgacaaacttttctcaacaatgtacagatatgcacaccatactgatggCAGACAAGTGAGTTTCAATGAGCATTAGATTGTGCAAATAGTCTTataaaacagtatttaaaaaaataaaaagatgggCAACATGAAATAACAAGAACAAACATAATACTGGATGGCGACAGCAAGAGTAACGTCAAAACATACGAAAGCAAACAATGTCTAAGGCATCATACATGCACCTCCTATATCAGAAATTTGGAGTTGCAAACCTTCCCAATGAGCTCTATTCTACTCCCACAATTTGGTACCTGCTCAAATAGGTTACCCCATGTATAAATTATTGCGAAGTTAAGAGACAAATACGTTCAGCATTTTGGCATAACACTGCATTCAATATCTgcatttcatgaaa
Encoded proteins:
- the LOC135463238 gene encoding TELO2-interacting protein 1 homolog, which codes for MDHSVEAFHRLFETFQPICVQLAKEHTRENVQALIRALDDANADGLQELQEYILFPLRIILKQPKKMSEELYTDVCTCMGLVLSKTTVHRWEMCFDVLTTLSVLISSPANIGKVSNVSEELKFAVIKCLDTLLKSCDSSIIEKLYGSESMPMLGHLITVMLSVAQTERARHLRLEAIHCLLTLMRTHCKDSVSKTRCRGDLFASFLPGMSMGLCKIITGDSKQGQMITVTAIEAWRQVVVLVMGDNSLQLDERHSEKSEYKDLSNERLAELKVKRDPDWVKTTSSNLLILVKEIVKLRDHSSWKVRSALVDWAVQLLIDCTNLSESVPVLLEVVVGQLRDEYDVVSSKARKGLESFSHHHMQGESGRPLVEILEDNLYSLATTLPREMRTADDSEKLSILNLLSGYIQLLGPHTCSLLRSLSHLKRLSMALVQVLEFDCTDIKITEDISHISEHGASALEPDISSVIQRPRKYFRHFSDERVLQELVHVVRLLGYYGDADILVDHFLDVFHESKVYRLPSTFILNEILVGTVTVDDTVQYHQQMVPKDKVILESLIRMLIDEFLSPTNFNLKTSNVDDDAGKQMLTRSWSQGQQLALTSDSRQPVATLNTNILQICLFLEGFGKFSQVLGTKFSPLLMKVLYPLMEKLGDENGLISTTAYLSLQEICKHCGYSSINNLLQSNSDYLVNSISVKLRHLRHNPRAPLVLKVTLQHSSPELLPLLQDTIQEVLSSLDQFYGEKAVMFMKVLHSLVLAVEKWYPPSKAGNPKLLTTQGEITSVEDVVRFFEEYHKNRLISEGNVDEDENEDEEPAYEDQMEDEDTPSEPPQHVKTVKEVLLRSRHLLSSHNPRLRLLVLDTIATAATALTDYQNVLLPLVHQVWPPFVERFSDEEKLVTLKTFQTLTSLASVCGEFIMKRTVKGIFPKLTHFLRKQAEISLKAGPAYKFTVEYKLQFSVLSDLGKLCSMMGVEDMEIETIAKSCLPYLSARQPGLLQQACILTFEKLIIIEPDSIWLLLSHLYSPEDYCPPSKHFPSVKVLGPTSWEFKSSLEHCLWNLGDCEQLTMPVPHFACQPVDEGFFFHQYGVHIITSNVGKFISNFPKFEHSTGKRNEYSDNVVQLLSKLS